CCTGATGACCGTCTGCGGCGTCCTCGCGGCCCCGGCGCTGCTGGTGCCGGGCATCACGGGCGCCGTGCTCGGCGTCGTGGCGGTCCAGCTCTACCTGCTGCTGGACTGCGTCGACGGCGAGGTCGCGCGCTGGAAGAAGCAGTACTCGCTCGGCGGCGTCTACCTGGACCGGGTCGGCGCCTACCTGACCGACGCCGCGGTCCTGGTCGGCCTCGGCCTGCGCGCCGCCGACCTCTGGGGCACCGGCCGGATCGACTGGCTGTGGGCCTTCCTCGGCACCCTGGCCGCCCTCGGCGCCATCCTGATCAAGGCCGAGACCGACCTGGTGGGCGTGGCCCGGCACCAGACCGGGAGGGCACCGGTCCAGGAGTCCGCGTCCGAGCCGCGCTCCTCCGGCATGGCGCTGGCCCGCCGGGCCGCCGGGGCGCTCAAGTTCCACCGGCTGATCCTCGGCATCGAGGCGTCGCTGCTGATCCTGGTCCTCGCGATCGTCGACGAGAGCCGCGGCGACCTGTTCTTCACCCGCCTCGGTACGGCCGTACTGGCCGGCATCGCGCTGCTGCAGACCCTCCTGCACCTGGTGTCCATCCTCGCCTCCAGCAGGCTGAAGTGAGCGGGTCCATGAAGGTCGGCGCCGTCGTCATCACGATGGGCAACCGCCCCGACGAGCTGCGGGCCCTGCTCGACTCGGTCGCCCGGCAGGACGGCGACCGCGTCGAGGTGGTCGTCGTCGGCAACGGCTCGCCCGTCCCGGAGGTGCCGGAGGGCGTGCGCACCGTCGAGCTGCCCGAGAACCTGGGCATCCCCGGCGGCCGCAACGTCGGCATCGAGGCCTTCGGTCCGGGCGGCAGCGACGTCGACATCCTGCTCTTCCTCGACGACGACGGCCTGCTCGCCCGCACCGACACCGCGGAGCTGTGCCGCCAGGCCTTCGCGGCCGACGACGAGCTCGGCATCATCAGCTTCCGCATCGCCGACCCGGACACCGGCGAGACCCAGCGCCGGCACGTCCCGAGGCTGCGCGCCTCCGACCCGATGCGCTCCTCCCGGGTCACCACCTTCCTCGGCGGTGCCAACGCGGTGCGTACCCGCGTCCTCACGCAGGTCGGCGGCCTGCCGGACGCGTTCTTCTACGCCCACGAGGAGACCGACCTGGCGTGGCGGGCCCTCGACGCCGGCTGGATGATCGACTACCGGTCGGACATGGTGCTGAACCACCCCACGACCGCGCCGTCACGGCACGCGGTCTACCACCGCATGGTCGCCCGCAACCGCGTCTGGCTCGCCCGCCGGAACCTTCCCGCGCTCCTCGTCCCGGTCTACCTCGGCGTGTGGATGCTGCTCACCCTGCTGCGCCGGCCCTCGCGACCTGCCCTCAAGGCCTGGTTCGGCGGCTTCCGCGAGGGCTGGGCCACCCCCTGCGGCCCCCGGCGGCCCATGAGGTGGCGTACGGTGTGGCGGCTGACCCGGCTGGGCCGGCCTCCCGTGATCTGACAAGCTCGTACCCGAGAGCGTCCCGGCCCGCCCGGGGCCAACAGGTCCATGCCAGGCCCGCGCGGCCGAGCACTCCGAAGACGAAAGTTTCCACCAGTGAGTGAGACAACGCACGACGGCACGGTCGCCATGACCAAGCCCGTGTCGCCCGACGAGGGCCTCACACCGGCCAGGCTCGCCGCCAAGTACGGGCTGTCGGTGAGCGGGGCCCGGCCGTCCCTCGCGGAGTACGTCCGTCAGCTCTGGAGCCGGCGGCACTTCATCCTCGCCTTCTCCCAGGCGAAGCTGACCGCCCAGTACAGCCAGGCCAAGCTCGGCCAGCTGTGGCAGGTGGCCACGCCCCTGCTCAACGCGCTCGTCTACTTCACGATCTTCGGCCTGATCCTGAACGCCGGCAAGGGCATGCCGAAGGACGTGTACATCCCGTTCCTGGTGACGGGTGTGTTCGTCTTCACCTTCACCCAGTCCTCGGCGATGGCGGGCGTGCGCGCGATCTCCGGCAACCTCGGCCTGGTGCGGGCGCTGCACTTCCCGCGCGCCTCGCTCCCGATCTCGTTCGCCCTCCAGCAGCTCCAGCAGCTCCTGGCCTCGATGATCGTCATGTTCGCGGTGGTGATCGGCTTCGGCAGCTATCCCTCCCTGTCCTGGCTCCTGGTCGTCCCGGCGCTGCTCCTGCAGTTCCTCTTCAACATGGGCCTGGCGCTGATCGTGGCCCGGATGGGCGCCAAGACGCCGGACCTGGCCCAGCTGATGCCCTTCATCATGCGGACGTGGATGTACGCGTCGGGCGTCATGTTCTCCATCCCGATCATGCTGGAGGACAAGCCGACCTGGCTGGCGGACGTCCTCCAGTGGAACCCGGCCGCCGTCTACATGGACCTGATCCGCTTCGCGCTGATCGACGGGTACGGCTCGGAGAACCTGCCGCCGCACGTGTGGGCGGTCGCGCTCGGCTGGGCCGTGGTCCTGGCCGTGGGCGGCTTCGTGTACTTCTGGAAGGCGGAGGAGAGGTACGGCCGTGGCTGAGCAGCAGCAGGGCGAGCGGGTGCCGACGGTCATCGCGGACGAACTGCACATCGTCTACCGGGTCAACGGCGCCAGGACCGGCAAGGGCAGCGCGACCGCGGCCCTCAGCCGCATGATCAAACGGGGCGAGGACAGGGGCGTGCGCAAGGTGCACGCCGTGCGGGGCGTGTCGTTCACCGCCTACCGGGGCGAGGCGATCGGCCTGATCGGTTCCAACGGATCCGGCAAGTCGACCCTGCTGCGGGCCATCGCCGGCCTGCTGCCCGCCGAGCGCGGCAAGGTCTACACGGACGGCCAGCCCTCCCTCCTGGGCGTGAACGCGGCCCTGATGAACGACCTGACCGGCGAGCGCAACGTCATCCTCGGCGGTCTGGCCATGGGCATGTCCCGCGAGCAGATCAAGGAGCGCTACCAGGACATCGTCGACTTCTCCGGCATCAACGAGAAGGGCGACTTCATCACCCTGCCGATGCGCACGTACTCCTCCGGCATGGCGGCCCGGCTGCGCTTCTCCATCGCCGCCGCCAAGGACCACGACGTCCTGATGATCGACGAGGCCCTCGCCACCGGCGACCGGAAGTTCCAGACCCGCTCCGAGGAGCGCATCCGGGAGCTGAAGAAGGAAGCCGGCACCGTCTTCCTGGTCAGCCACAACAACAAGTCCATCCGCGACACCTGCAACCGCGTCCTGTGGCTGGAACGCGGCGAGCTGCGGATGGACGGCCCGACGGACGAGGTGCTCAAGGAGTACGAGAAGTTCACGGGCAAGTAGGGCGACGCGCCGAAGGCCCCGCCGGAGCTGTTCCGGCGGGGCACGCGTCTGCAAAGGAAGCGTCAACTCCGGCTGTTCTCAGGAATCTTGAGGCCGATCGATGTGTTCTTGTGATGCGCGGAGCACCCCTGCGGACCTCGGTGAGTTGTACAACGTAAGCTGGAGCGGTCCCGATACGCGGCACATGGGGCGATAATCCCCGACACCCTCGAGCGGGCCCGCCGCGCGGGCGGTCGGGCGGCGTGTCCGAAATAGTGTGTATTGGGTCGGCAGTGTAGAACGGGAGATGTGACGGCAATGGCGACGGAAACTCCCCACCTCCGCGACGCGTGCGCCGTCCCCGCCCAGGGCTGCCCGCGATGACGGCCACCGACACGGCGCGCGCCGTGGACCCGGAGCACGCCGTGGACCCGGAGCGCGCCACCCTCGCCAAGGCGGCGAGCGAGAACTTCCCCGTGGCCCCCTTCTTCCTCCCCCGCGACTGGCGCACCGACCTCATGGCCGTCTACGGCTTCGCCCGTCTGGTCGACGACATCGGCGACGGCGACCTGGCCCCCGGCGGCGCCGACGCCCGCCTCCTCGGCGTCCCCGGCGACCGGGCCGACGACCGGCTGCTGATGCTGGACGCCTTCGAGGCCGACCTGCACAGGGTCTTCGACGGCATCCCCCGCCACCCGCTGCTGCGCCGCCTCCAGCCCACCGTGCGCCGCCGCTCGCTGACCCCCGAGCCCTTCCTCGGCCTGATCGCCGCCAACCGCCAGGACCAGGTGGTGCGGCGGTACGAGACCTACGACGACCTGCTCGCCTACTGCGAGCTGTCCGCCAATCCGGTCGGTCGCCTCGTCCTCGCCGTCACCGGCACCTCGACGCCCGAGCGGGTCCGCCGGTCCGACGCGATCTGCACCGCCCTGCAGATCGTCGAGCACCTCCAGGACGTCGCCGAGGACCTGGGCCGTGACCGCGTCTACCTGCCCGCCGAGGACATGGAACGCTTCCACGTCCAGGAGACGGACCTCGCCGCGCCCACCGCCGGCGCCGCGGTGCGCGCCCTGATCGCGTACGAGACCCGACGCGCGCGCGACCTGCTGAGCGAGGGCGCCCCCCTGGTGGGCAGCGTCCGCGGCAGGCTCCGCCTGCTGCTCGCCGGGTTCGTGGCGGGGGGCAGGGCGGCCGTCCGGGCGATCGAGGCCGCCGATCACGACGTACTTCCCGGCCCGCCCAAGCCCGGCAAGGTCCAGTTGCTGCGCGAGGTGGGCGTGACCCTGCGAGGAGAGGGGTGATCGGGACCGTGGAGTCGTCAGCGCACACGTCGGCACCGGTGCTCGCCGCCTACAGCTACTGCGAGGCCGTCACCGGACAGCAGGCCCGCAACTTCGCCTACGGCATCCGGCTCCTGCCGACGCCCAAGCGCCGGGCCATGTCGGCGCTGTACGCGTTCTCACGCCGCGTCGACGACATCGGCGACGGAGAGCTCGCGGG
This region of Streptomyces ambofaciens ATCC 23877 genomic DNA includes:
- a CDS encoding glycosyltransferase family 2 protein, with the translated sequence MKVGAVVITMGNRPDELRALLDSVARQDGDRVEVVVVGNGSPVPEVPEGVRTVELPENLGIPGGRNVGIEAFGPGGSDVDILLFLDDDGLLARTDTAELCRQAFAADDELGIISFRIADPDTGETQRRHVPRLRASDPMRSSRVTTFLGGANAVRTRVLTQVGGLPDAFFYAHEETDLAWRALDAGWMIDYRSDMVLNHPTTAPSRHAVYHRMVARNRVWLARRNLPALLVPVYLGVWMLLTLLRRPSRPALKAWFGGFREGWATPCGPRRPMRWRTVWRLTRLGRPPVI
- the hpnC gene encoding squalene synthase HpnC, with the translated sequence MTATDTARAVDPEHAVDPERATLAKAASENFPVAPFFLPRDWRTDLMAVYGFARLVDDIGDGDLAPGGADARLLGVPGDRADDRLLMLDAFEADLHRVFDGIPRHPLLRRLQPTVRRRSLTPEPFLGLIAANRQDQVVRRYETYDDLLAYCELSANPVGRLVLAVTGTSTPERVRRSDAICTALQIVEHLQDVAEDLGRDRVYLPAEDMERFHVQETDLAAPTAGAAVRALIAYETRRARDLLSEGAPLVGSVRGRLRLLLAGFVAGGRAAVRAIEAADHDVLPGPPKPGKVQLLREVGVTLRGEG
- a CDS encoding ABC transporter permease, yielding MSETTHDGTVAMTKPVSPDEGLTPARLAAKYGLSVSGARPSLAEYVRQLWSRRHFILAFSQAKLTAQYSQAKLGQLWQVATPLLNALVYFTIFGLILNAGKGMPKDVYIPFLVTGVFVFTFTQSSAMAGVRAISGNLGLVRALHFPRASLPISFALQQLQQLLASMIVMFAVVIGFGSYPSLSWLLVVPALLLQFLFNMGLALIVARMGAKTPDLAQLMPFIMRTWMYASGVMFSIPIMLEDKPTWLADVLQWNPAAVYMDLIRFALIDGYGSENLPPHVWAVALGWAVVLAVGGFVYFWKAEERYGRG
- a CDS encoding ABC transporter ATP-binding protein, coding for MAEQQQGERVPTVIADELHIVYRVNGARTGKGSATAALSRMIKRGEDRGVRKVHAVRGVSFTAYRGEAIGLIGSNGSGKSTLLRAIAGLLPAERGKVYTDGQPSLLGVNAALMNDLTGERNVILGGLAMGMSREQIKERYQDIVDFSGINEKGDFITLPMRTYSSGMAARLRFSIAAAKDHDVLMIDEALATGDRKFQTRSEERIRELKKEAGTVFLVSHNNKSIRDTCNRVLWLERGELRMDGPTDEVLKEYEKFTGK
- a CDS encoding CDP-alcohol phosphatidyltransferase family protein — its product is MSRPSVAELRPVVHPAGVKDRRSGEHWAGRLYMREVSLRIDRYLVNTRVTPNQLTYLMTVCGVLAAPALLVPGITGAVLGVVAVQLYLLLDCVDGEVARWKKQYSLGGVYLDRVGAYLTDAAVLVGLGLRAADLWGTGRIDWLWAFLGTLAALGAILIKAETDLVGVARHQTGRAPVQESASEPRSSGMALARRAAGALKFHRLILGIEASLLILVLAIVDESRGDLFFTRLGTAVLAGIALLQTLLHLVSILASSRLK